CTAGAATACCAACCACTACTGTGGGAACTGATGTGTAGATAAGGGAATAGAAAACACTACTCCAATCTGTTAGCGCAAGAGTTGCGGAATATGCAGTGTGCAAGATATACCTACATCAAATCATTAAAAAATTAGATCAACCTGCATTACAAGATGCCAAAAAAGGCCAAAAGGGGCGGGAGGATGATGCTTCTGTATATTCTTACATTTGAATAGTCACTAGATGACACAGGTATACTTAGCTTACAGCATAGGAGAAAAGCATAGAGGAGGGAATATGTACCAGAAGAGCATTAACACAAAGACAGCATTCCGATAGAAGTTGTAGAGAATCATGTATGCCATACGCTGATAATTCCAGTGCCCATGTACAAGAAGCAATCTCTTCAAAAAGCAGAACTGCCCCATAGCAAAATCTGAAGCCATCACTGCTTGACGACCTTCTTGACCACATATACCAACACCAACATCAGCCATCTGTATCATTGAAACATCATTTGCCCCTGCAAATAGAAAACAAGATAAAAAAACCAGACTGTCAATATGAACGTGAGCAGAGGCCAAATAGTGTAGGAAACAGTTAGCTGTGTCTCCAAGGTGACAAAAAAATGACAAGTTTGATGTACAGCGAAAACAGAAATTGGCATCATCCTAGAGTATCGTATTATTTTATCTCAATTGCAACTGACAGAAATGATTTGTGACTCTGTACTAATTGTCGGGTTAAGCCGACTGGGTGCTTGTTATTGTATAAACCCGTATAAACTCTTACCAGTGTATAGCTGAATTGCACTCTTACAGATATGCAATGCACGAGATGATGGCAAGGGTACAACAACAAAAAAAAACACTCAAATACCTAAGATACAAAACGTAGGTGCAACCATGTGTTACCGGTATTCGCACTATCATTCGGCTGGTGATGTGATAAAATAAAATACTTTTAGCACCAACACTCATGATGTGGTTCAACTATAGGaggaaaactaaaaagaaacaaatcacCAAAAAGTTGGCATTCTAGTTCAAGCAAGTTATCATCACTAGTAATTTGCACTACATATTTTACCATTGTACAAGCCAATTAATACGTAAGGAAGACTACAATATACGATATGCTCACTAACATCATAGCAACATGAATCAGATACAGAATCTCACCATCACCGATTGCCAAGGTCATGTCACTCGTCCTGCTTTTAATCAGATCGACAATTCCAGCCTTTTGCAGAGGAGCAACACGGCAGCAGATGACAACTTTACAGGAGGTTGCCAAGTCAAATAACTGTCAAATAGAAAGTTGGCAAATATGAAATTATTGCTTTAAGTATGACCGGTATTTTGTACGTCAACTTGTATTAGTTAAATGTGCAGCCATGGTGTGTGCACTAAAATAGCAACTAATATTGCTGAACTAAAGCTATTGACTATATGTTTAACCAATTGAAACAGAACACAAAGATATGCATTATTATTATTAATAGATAAACAGGATATGATCACAAACCTCTGATTCAAGATCTTTCTCTAGAATATACACAAGGGAATTCCCATCAATTATCAGTGCTAACTCAGCATCATCAAAATTTGGTGATTCCTCAATGTTTACTGACTTGTCATTAGCAATAACTCCAGTCAACTGGAAGTTTTGTATTCCACTTTCAGATGCTTGACCATTAGAGGACCTTAATTTTGAAACATCGCCGTTGTGCAGATCTTCCACATCTTGCTTTCCAAGGTCAGCCGACTTGATTCCAAATTTGGCTTTAGCGTCAGCTAGAAGGCTCCTGCATTCAATCTCGGAGGAACCATTTATGATAATCGAATGCATACCTTGAGTTAATAATCGACATGATAAACCAATCGATATAGCAGTTTCTTGCTTATCCCCTGTGAGAACCCAGACCTTGATTCCAGCCTGACGGAGGGACTCAATGGCCTCAGGCACACCATCCTGCAACTTATCTTCAATTCCAGTTGCACCCAGAAGAGTCAAATCGCACTCTACAAGCGCTGCCGCCTGACGGAGCTTTGCCGATCTCTCTGTCATGGAGGTGCTAGCTTCTTCATACCTTTCCTGCCATTCACTGAATTCTTCATTGCTCAGGTACTTCGAACCAATTACTAAGGTTCGTAGACCCTCTGAGGAATAACTTGACAAATGATTTTCTGTAGTTTCTATAGTTTTGGCGTGCAAAGAATCGAAAAGTCCATCATGGTTCCTGGTCCTCAAAATACTAAGCATTGAAGTATCAGCACCCTTGACAAGAACTTTCACAGTGTCGTCTGGAAATCTTACAACAACAGACATTCTTTTTCTCACACTATCAAATTCATGCAGACCAAGAACATCCAACCTGTTTGTGACAATGAAATTGTTCCGTGAAATACAGGTAGAAGATTGTCAACAGGTACAAAATGCATTTCATGGTCAACTCGGGAAGAAATTAAAGGTAGCTTAAATGTTCTCATAAAACAAAGAATGTTCTAGTATTTACCTTATCCTCTCGCCCTGAACATCTATAACAATGTGGCCAGTTGTTCTTTCAACAAGCTTGTATCCGTAAGCAGAAGCTGCAATTACTAAGGCCTGCTCATCAGGTGATTCCCCCTGGTAATCAATTGCACCAACCTCACTTACTTCATTGGTCAAATCGGGAGAACCTCCTGTGCTAACTGGAATGACAGTATTGCATGCAGCCAAAGTAAGGAAAAAATCATGGGCTGCGAGTCTTTCCTCCCCAAACAATGGTTGTTTCAGAAGTGCCAAGAGTAGTGCATCAACATTGATTTCTGACTTGGGCTTCCTGTCATGTTGGCTCGATGACTCTGCAGAAGGATAGAAACTTAATCATTTATAGGTACACGATCAAATACCAGCTGTACTTGTGTCTTTACTAGTTTCAAAATTCCATTTTCGGTCATCGGAACTAGAAACTTGAACTTTCACTACTTTGAGCTAATTAAATTAAGTACAACGGGTAGTAATTCAGCCTGGAGAAAGGTGGGTCTAGTTGCACATGCCAATTGATCACCAATCATCTAGGTTTTTATTATTACTATAGGAATGAAAGAGTGATctaaaacagaaaaaaagagcTGCAAAATAGATTTATAGAGAAAAAGTAGTTAACTTGCCTGCAATGGTTATTTCATGTGATGAGTCACTAGTGACCTGCAAGGAGCTCCCATAATTCCTCCCATAGATGCTGGCTTGCTGAAATTCCATCTTATTTTGAGTCAAGGTACCTGTTTTGTCAGAAAATATATACCGTATTTGGCCTAGGTCTTCATTGATATTCAATGATCGGCACTGAAATCTTGAACCTGAACTACTGTCATACATCCGAGTATCTCCAATCATGAAGTATGACTGCCCCACTCTAACTAGCTCCATGGTGATGTATAATGATATTGGTATCATTATCTGAAAGATAATCACAGAACTCAAGAAGGAGAAAAATATCTCCAATGCAAGGCCATAGAACTCAAAATCCTTTCTGTTTTCCCGGCCAAAGGTGAAGTACTTTCTCCTGTAGTATGGTAGTGCGTCAAGGTTTTTAGTATTTTTAAATAACCATACACCCATCCCTGTAGCAACAACTGAGCATGTGATCAAGAGGAAAGCTGATAACCAAAGGGTTTCCCTGTTCATGTAACTCTCCAGATTGCTGCTCTTTGAACGGGATATTGTACTGTTTAACATAGCTTTTGTCTCCTGGCCAGCATAGACAACGACCCCGATAATCCATTCTGTGTTTTTGAGCTGGCACCCACGCAATACAATGTTAGATTGGCCAAGCGGAATCCTCTGATTATTCAGCTCCATGGTAGCTGTAAACTCATAGATATTTCTGTTAGGCTGCTCACATTTGATCAACCCCAAATATGAGCTGTGGCTTATCATGGTAACAGTTTCCTGGCGAGCATACCTTGTTTTCAGGTTTGACTCGCCATCCAAATTCATTGTTTGGATGTAAGCTATACCATTTGGATCACTTGTACCCAGCAGGACCATATCACATGGCATTGTTTCATTGGAATGAATTTTGACAACCTCCCCCGCACAAATGTGTTTCCATTTTTTCGACCGAAAATCACCATGTTGAAGAACAAGTGCCTCTCGGTTATTTTCATTCCTGTCAGATCTGTGACGACGCCAGTCTTCATAACCATCTTTTATAGCAGTCACAAACAACACAAAAAGTAGCGGGAACAATGAAGCGGTCCTTCCAAACACAGCTAAAGGAGGTAGCTGGTTAAGAGCAGCAATAACTAGGAAGTATACATAAGCCAGCCGATGGAACTGGATGAAGAGGTTCTTAGGCAGGAAAGTAATCAAAGTATACTTGCTTGTCCGAATCTCATTTCCTGTAAATTCATATCGGTCGTTTGTTCTGACGGGATCATTGATGTGAATTAGCCTTGGGTCATGCTCTTGCTCAGATGAAAACAGGTCTTCAAAATGCGAGCTCTTGTTCCTGCCCCTCGGGGGTCGATTTGGTTTCTCCTTGGAGGAAGATACTACTCCGACCTCTAGGGATGATGGAGAGCGCTGCATCTCCATTACACCACCCCAAGAAATCTTCCGCTGCCTCTCCTTCTGAGAGCATTCCACCGAGAGACGATGGAAGAAATGCGAATCAGCAGACTGGAAACGCTCTGCCACCCTGCTCACATCAGACTCCTCCGGACAATGCCTTGGTATGGCATCCCCTTCATCCGCAAAATTAACAGAAGCAGTGTCGCAATCCTCATACACTGAGGAAGAGCATGAATCAGCACGGCAGAGGCAGTTCAATGAGCCCACCGATGGCCGAGCAGGAGCCGTATGCTTTGAAGGCGAGTCTGCACTTCCGGATGATGACAGGAGCAAGGGGTCAACGGTACTCATATATAACTGCCGTGTCCCAGCCCATGCATCACCCCAGTAAGCAACCAAGTTACCAGAAGGGCAAGTTCACACCGGACTTCAGCACACCATGTGCCGCACACATCTCATACTTGACGATTCTGCACCATGGACACCTCGAAGACCACAGATTTCTTCAGCCTGCTGAAGAAAAGAGAGAGTTGGAGTTGGATTTTTCTCAGCTCATGATTTTGTGAGATCGACAGCTGAAAAAAGAATTGGAGCATGATAAAACAAGCTAATATTACTGAAAGCTGGGTTAAACATTTCAACGAGCTTGACTTGAATGCAGGTAAGTAACTTAAAATAGAGCAGCTAAATTAGCACGAACTAAACTTCATTAAACCCCACAAAAAGCATGGCACCGCTTGCCCCCTCAACAACTAATACGAAACAGACCAAACTTTGGTCGCGGAGCTAGTAAATCCCTCACTCAAACTCCTTAATCTCTGAGCTATGCCTCGAAGCTGGATCAAACAATCAACGCCGCTTCAAGCAAAAAAAAGTATCCAAAAAAACACAAGAAAAAAAGATCTCAGATCGTGCCAAAGGGAGACAGCCGGGGGACCAGACAGAAACAGGACACGCACCAAAAAGGAGGCCTCCGGATCGGACCAAGCCAATGCCGAGCTGAAAGGCTCGGCCCTCGCGGCGCGGGTTGCGGGGCGGCGGATCCGCGGCGCGCTTCCGCGGAtctgacggcggcggcggcggcggcggcggcgacggcggaagCGGGGAGCTTCCGCGGTCGGATCCGGCGGCGGTCCGCCTAGGGGCTGAAGCCGCCGACggcgaggagcaggaggaggatgAGATGGAGGAGACGGCGGGTGTGTGTGGTGTGGGaactctttttttccttttttctttttcggCGCTCGCTGGCTGGCTGGCTTGCAGATCGGGGAGGAGAGGAGAAGGTGGTACGGCGCGTAGGCGTAGGCGTTGTGGTAGACGGGTGGAGGAGCGCGAATTATTCGCCCAATCTACCTCTGATTTCTACGTACGATTGTGTACATTGAATTTCTCGGGTATTCCCATTCTGCCCCTGGGTGGGTTCTTGTTTGGCGGTTAAAATCTCAAGCTGCTCAACCTCTTTCATCTGAACCAATTTTCCAAAAttctcaaaaaaaagaaaaaccaatTTTCCGAAAACAACTTGCCTTTACCATGTAATTACCACCAATACCAAGAGCAGAGACCTGGATAAGATAGAGCTCTCACATAGTCTACGCATCCGATCGAAACATGTACGCAATATTGATCGTTCGATCTCTGGCCGATCTCGCATGAGTCATTGAATATTCACCGCGATTGAACTCGGTTGTTGGATAAAATTTCAATCTTTGTAGTACAGATTTGTCATTTCACCTAGTGGTATAAGAGCAACCAACGCGCCGATCCAAATGGACGGCGATTTTGCCCGCTTTTCGTCTGTTTGGATCGGTCGCCCGCTTAGTGTCCGTCCAGTTCTCTTTTTGGGTCGCTTGTGCACCCAACGCAAGCGACCCATTTAAAGTCAGCGTGCAAATTTAGAAGGCACACGGCCATAGATCATGCCAACGGCCATGTCGCCGCCCAAAATTCATGCAGGCATCATGCCAGCGGCCGCCATACAATGTCAGCCTTCAAAAAGACCATCACACGGTCTTGTTGGCGCGCTTGCTAGCGGCCGGCACACATGCCAGCAAAAAAAAAAGTCGGGAGTTCGACCACGCCATCTCGGTCGTGGTCATGCCAGCACGCTTGCTGGCATACCAAAAAATGATGGCGCCTGCCGCCATAGATCACTCGTCGTCGAACTTGAGCATGTCGGCCTGCATCTTTTCGAACCATGGCCTCTTCCTCGGCGACACGGTGTTGAGGtccaccttcatgatctccaccccCGTCATCATGCTAGCGAGAGCCACTTCTTTCGCCTTGGTCTTGGCATTGGCGGCTTCAATCTCGAGCATCTTCGCTTGCTTCTCTACCTCCATCTCAagcctcctcctttggatctTCATGAAGGCGTTCGTTTGCTCTTCCTTGTCTTGCCGGCGCTTCTCCTCCCTTGAGTCCTTCTTGGTCAGCATGCCCTTCACGGTAGCGATCAAGGCGTTGGACGCCGCAACCCACTTGTCCTCCTTGGAGTTGGTCTTCCCCCGCGGTCGCAGCTTCTCAccctccccaacctcctccaTGGCTTtctcccccccccacacacacacgaGCCATGAGGGCGGCATATTGCACCTTGAACTTCTCCTCCCCGTTGATGACCCTCCGACAATGGGATAGGTTAAAGGACTTGCCGTCATGTTGGACCTTGAAAGCCTCCAAAGCTTGGAGCGCCTACAAATGGATAGCATGCAAGCATATGGGCAAATGGTTATGCAAATGGACATGCAAAACGAAATGAAAACGAAGAGGGCCGCATACATACCATGTCTTGTATGTCGATGCCGCTCACAGGGCGTGCCTTGATGCTCTCATGAGTGGCACAAAACTTATTGCACTCTTGTTGGATCACCCTCCATCGCTTTGAAATGGACATCCACCCGCGCGTGCTTTGCATTTGGTACAGTGCAAACTTCTTGCGCTCATGGTACTCACGGTGGACACGAATTCAAAAGGTTGATGCCTTTTGTTCGGCGCCGACCTTGGGGTCTTGCCCAATGTCCCTCCAACACTCACAAAGGAGCTTGTCCTCGGCCGCCGTGTATGCCTCCGTCCGCTTGCTCTTGCGCTTCGGCTTCACCCCGGCGGCTTGGTTGGCGAGCTCATCCTCGAACAAAGGCTCCCCATCGATGTCCAACTCATCCTCTTCCTCGAGCCCGCAGTCCTCCGGAAACTCGTGGTCCAGCGGGAAGCCGTCCTGGTCCAGGCCGACCAGATCTTGCATGAAGGCGTCATGCATGCCAGCTTAATCATAGGCAGCCGGCGTGAACGGCCCTCGATCATCCTGGCTTTGGGTCTCATTGGGATCGTAGCCAGCTGCGGTGGCACCGCCAGCGGCCACTGCACCCCCCCGAAGATGATGCTCTCCAAACGGGCGGTCgtctcggcggcggcggcggctgccggCATTCTGTCGAACAGGTTACGGGCGTCGGGGAGCACGCTGGCTGGCATCTCCCGCACGTGTTTCCTGGTCCCTCCGGATGATGAGGCACCGACCACCGACGTGGCATCGAGGTCgatgggcgcgggcgcgggcgtggAAGGAGCCACCACGCTCACCTCCGGCGAGCATTCCCCGGAGAGTTGGGAGGCTTGCGGCTAGACGTGGAAGCCAGGGATTGGGTGCGTCGCCGACGCACGCGGCGACTCCGGCAGCACCATCCGAGCGAATGCGGACGAGCCGGTGTTGGCCACGGCCACGGCGATATTGATGAGCACGTGTTGGCCAGGGTTTAACCCTAGGTAGAACAGGGCCTCCCTCGTTGCCGCCGCGACGCGGGAGTTGGTGTCCTCCTGTTGCGCGGctgcgacgagggcggcggcagCCGCTGCTTCTTCCCTTGCGTCCGTCGCGTTCCTCCGCCCCTTCCTCTTGGTCGACTGCACGACCCGCTCCTCCGGCGTCAGCTTCTTCTTGGgcggcgtgatacgtctccaacgtatctgctTTTCCTAAcgattttcctcttgttttggactctaatttgcatgatttgaatgaaactaaccccggactgacgttgttttcagtagaactgccatggtgttgtt
This genomic window from Aegilops tauschii subsp. strangulata cultivar AL8/78 chromosome 4, Aet v6.0, whole genome shotgun sequence contains:
- the LOC109759091 gene encoding phospholipid-transporting ATPase 1, whose protein sequence is MSTVDPLLLSSSGSADSPSKHTAPARPSVGSLNCLCRADSCSSSVYEDCDTASVNFADEGDAIPRHCPEESDVSRVAERFQSADSHFFHRLSVECSQKERQRKISWGGVMEMQRSPSSLEVGVVSSSKEKPNRPPRGRNKSSHFEDLFSSEQEHDPRLIHINDPVRTNDRYEFTGNEIRTSKYTLITFLPKNLFIQFHRLAYVYFLVIAALNQLPPLAVFGRTASLFPLLFVLFVTAIKDGYEDWRRHRSDRNENNREALVLQHGDFRSKKWKHICAGEVVKIHSNETMPCDMVLLGTSDPNGIAYIQTMNLDGESNLKTRYARQETVTMISHSSYLGLIKCEQPNRNIYEFTATMELNNQRIPLGQSNIVLRGCQLKNTEWIIGVVVYAGQETKAMLNSTISRSKSSNLESYMNRETLWLSAFLLITCSVVATGMGVWLFKNTKNLDALPYYRRKYFTFGRENRKDFEFYGLALEIFFSFLSSVIIFQIMIPISLYITMELVRVGQSYFMIGDTRMYDSSSGSRFQCRSLNINEDLGQIRYIFSDKTGTLTQNKMEFQQASIYGRNYGSSLQVTSDSSHEITIAESSSQHDRKPKSEINVDALLLALLKQPLFGEERLAAHDFFLTLAACNTVIPVSTGGSPDLTNEVSEVGAIDYQGESPDEQALVIAASAYGYKLVERTTGHIVIDVQGERIRLDVLGLHEFDSVRKRMSVVVRFPDDTVKVLVKGADTSMLSILRTRNHDGLFDSLHAKTIETTENHLSSYSSEGLRTLVIGSKYLSNEEFSEWQERYEEASTSMTERSAKLRQAAALVECDLTLLGATGIEDKLQDGVPEAIESLRQAGIKVWVLTGDKQETAISIGLSCRLLTQGMHSIIINGSSEIECRSLLADAKAKFGIKSADLGKQDVEDLHNGDVSKLRSSNGQASESGIQNFQLTGVIANDKSVNIEESPNFDDAELALIIDGNSLVYILEKDLESELFDLATSCKVVICCRVAPLQKAGIVDLIKSRTSDMTLAIGDGANDVSMIQMADVGVGICGQEGRQAVMASDFAMGQFCFLKRLLLVHGHWNYQRMAYMILYNFYRNAVFVLMLFWYILHTAYSATLALTDWSSVFYSLIYTSVPTVVVGILDKDLSHNTLLYYPRLYEAGLRNEGYNMTLFWITMLDTLWQSLVLFYVPFFTYNISTMDIWSMGSLWTIAVVILVNIHLAMDIQRWVLITHLAIWGSIAATFLCMVLIDSIPIFPNYGTLYNMAASRTYWLSVCLIIVLGLLPRFLCKVIYETFWPSDIQIAREAELLKKLPQQLRSRPESDIS